In Aeromicrobium marinum DSM 15272, one genomic interval encodes:
- a CDS encoding SDR family oxidoreductase — protein sequence MTSSSLRGQVVVITGGARGIGYATARTLIERGARVAIGDIDETRLLAAADELGLEVTGRLDVTDGESFRAFYSMVSERLGTPDVLINNAGIMPVGPTLEEPEEAARRMVDINLHGVITGTKIALASMLPRRNGHIINIASMAGEAFVPGAATYCATKAAVIAFTEAVRLEHRTSGVSVSLVLPTFTNTELVAGTTGPRGFRNAEPEEIADAIAGLLERPRPRAYVTRVMGQVLAAQRFMPRSVAEGLARRLGGEQMFLAGVDPSARQAYEQRAGKS from the coding sequence ATGACCTCCAGCTCACTTCGCGGCCAAGTCGTCGTCATCACCGGCGGCGCACGAGGCATCGGCTACGCGACCGCGCGCACGCTCATCGAGCGTGGCGCTCGGGTGGCCATCGGCGACATCGACGAGACGCGCCTGCTCGCAGCGGCAGACGAGCTCGGGCTCGAGGTCACGGGCCGCCTCGACGTGACGGACGGGGAGTCGTTCCGTGCGTTCTACTCGATGGTCTCCGAGCGGCTGGGCACACCCGACGTGCTGATCAACAATGCCGGCATCATGCCCGTCGGGCCGACCCTCGAGGAGCCCGAGGAGGCGGCCCGCCGCATGGTCGACATCAACCTCCACGGCGTCATTACCGGCACCAAGATCGCCCTCGCCTCGATGCTCCCTCGCCGCAATGGACACATCATCAACATCGCGTCGATGGCGGGCGAGGCGTTCGTCCCCGGTGCGGCGACCTACTGCGCCACCAAGGCCGCAGTGATCGCATTCACCGAAGCGGTCCGCCTCGAGCACCGCACCAGCGGGGTCAGTGTCTCCTTGGTGCTGCCCACGTTCACCAACACCGAACTGGTTGCCGGCACCACCGGGCCACGGGGATTCCGCAATGCGGAGCCCGAGGAGATCGCGGACGCGATTGCCGGGCTTCTCGAGAGGCCACGCCCGCGTGCCTACGTCACCAGGGTCATGGGCCAAGTGCTGGCCGCGCAACGCTTCATGCCCCGTTCCGTGGCCGAGGGCCTGGCCCGGCGTCTGGGCGGAGAACAGATGTTCCTGGCGGGCGTCGACCCGTCGGCGCGCCAAGCCTACGAACAACGCGCCGGAAAATCTTGA
- a CDS encoding PaaI family thioesterase: protein MTSVEEILATWLDKFKPHEDGALLPPHHDHCLACGPDNPHGHHLVVHRRGEEVHAVHVFDQRHVGAPGIAHGGAVATVLDDLFGFLLYLTGAPAVTRQLEVRYDSPVLLGVAYELVAKIVRAEGRKLFVEAEMRDTSGGLVAFASALFLRVDEAHFRQGASNSPPLARPI from the coding sequence GTGACGAGCGTCGAAGAAATCCTGGCGACCTGGCTGGACAAGTTCAAGCCGCACGAAGACGGCGCTCTCCTTCCGCCGCACCACGACCACTGTCTCGCGTGCGGACCCGACAATCCTCATGGACATCACCTGGTGGTGCACCGCCGCGGCGAGGAGGTCCATGCGGTCCATGTGTTCGACCAGCGCCACGTAGGTGCTCCCGGGATCGCGCACGGCGGTGCCGTGGCCACAGTTCTCGACGATCTGTTCGGCTTTCTCCTCTACCTCACCGGCGCCCCCGCGGTCACCCGACAGCTCGAAGTGCGCTACGACTCGCCTGTGCTCCTGGGAGTGGCCTACGAACTGGTTGCCAAAATCGTTCGTGCGGAAGGACGCAAGCTCTTCGTCGAGGCCGAGATGCGCGACACCTCAGGAGGTTTGGTGGCCTTCGCATCGGCGCTGTTCCTGCGCGTGGACGAAGCCCACTTCAGACAGGGTGCCAGCAACTCTCCGCCCCTGGCACGCCCGATATGA
- a CDS encoding BtrH N-terminal domain-containing protein, with amino-acid sequence MTRVLLDYPHRSAGHCGSGALRDLVEWAGLGWDGPPQEGLVFALGGGLGFSYLRVPGMVPPVYLVGRGGDLELDVLGRLGAAVEFKQSDDPILGWQWVVDELDAGRPVMVWADIAKLPYLRVRLQMSRHDIVVIGYDDATNTAFVADNDREDIQEVPYEALAEARSSTAFPVPTRHATFAVRWPESLPDLAGIAAEAFAASAHSMLTGGDDLVDLSILPPGACAGSGLGGVQAFADDVAAWPHELNAADLEAALRVLPVFVDKAGTGGGLFRLLQSQGCAQVAELLSSTEAAEAAAVAAESAAAWQTLARAAIADESLAARAARVARAAASLPDLERNLVAALQQASASLNATGEPGARS; translated from the coding sequence GTGACCAGGGTGTTGCTGGACTATCCCCACCGCAGCGCCGGCCATTGCGGGTCGGGCGCGTTGCGCGACCTGGTCGAGTGGGCAGGCCTCGGGTGGGACGGCCCGCCCCAGGAGGGCCTGGTCTTCGCCCTCGGAGGCGGGCTGGGCTTCAGCTACCTCCGTGTCCCTGGAATGGTGCCGCCCGTCTACCTCGTTGGCCGTGGGGGAGATCTGGAGCTCGATGTGCTCGGCAGGCTGGGCGCTGCCGTCGAGTTCAAGCAGTCCGATGACCCCATCCTCGGGTGGCAGTGGGTGGTCGACGAGCTCGACGCCGGCAGGCCCGTCATGGTGTGGGCAGACATCGCCAAGCTGCCTTACCTGCGCGTCCGACTCCAGATGAGCCGACATGACATCGTCGTGATCGGCTACGACGACGCCACGAACACCGCCTTCGTCGCTGACAACGACCGCGAGGACATCCAGGAAGTGCCCTACGAAGCGCTTGCCGAGGCTCGCAGCTCGACCGCATTCCCGGTTCCGACGAGACATGCCACCTTCGCGGTCCGCTGGCCAGAGAGCCTGCCGGACCTGGCGGGAATCGCTGCCGAAGCGTTCGCGGCGTCCGCCCATTCCATGCTCACCGGAGGCGACGACTTGGTGGACCTGTCCATCCTGCCGCCCGGAGCATGCGCAGGTTCGGGGCTGGGCGGTGTTCAGGCCTTCGCCGACGACGTCGCAGCCTGGCCGCACGAGCTGAATGCCGCAGACCTGGAGGCAGCACTACGGGTGCTGCCGGTCTTCGTCGACAAGGCAGGAACCGGCGGGGGACTCTTCCGGCTGTTGCAGTCCCAGGGCTGCGCGCAGGTTGCCGAGCTCCTCAGCTCAACCGAGGCCGCAGAAGCCGCTGCAGTGGCAGCAGAGTCTGCGGCCGCGTGGCAGACCCTGGCACGCGCGGCCATCGCTGACGAGTCACTGGCTGCCAGGGCAGCCCGAGTCGCACGCGCGGCCGCAAGCCTTCCTGACCTCGAAAGGAACTTGGTCGCAGCCCTGCAGCAGGCATCTGCGTCGCTGAACGCAACCGGCGAACCTGGGGCGCGGTCGTGA
- a CDS encoding NAD(P)/FAD-dependent oxidoreductase — MTQGTAVVVGASHAGAQVVAGLRQQGWSGRVVLIGDEAVLPYHRPPLSKAYLSGKSAIGELAIRKPAFYAKQEIELRDARVESIERAERRLVMADGHSLSYDKLALCTGGRARLLPVPGADLPGVHYLRTFADVEQIRESAQPGKRAVIVGGGYIGLETAASLLALGLDVTVLEAAERVLMRVTAPEVSAFYERIHREAGVTIRTGALVEAMTGEDRVREVQLAGGERLRADLVVIGVGIEPNTELAAAAGLVVDDGVVIDDNARTSDTDIVAAGDCTSHWMTRYGRRIRLESVPSAGEQAKAAAATMCGKEKTIAALPWFWSDQYDLKLQIAGLSAGYDEILLSSDPTRDRDFTCFYLREQKLIAADCVNRPRDFMRSKQKITEGLEVDRAELVQIAAD, encoded by the coding sequence ATGACGCAGGGGACCGCAGTTGTCGTCGGAGCCAGTCACGCCGGCGCGCAGGTGGTGGCGGGCTTGCGTCAGCAGGGGTGGTCCGGGCGAGTCGTCCTCATCGGCGACGAGGCAGTCCTTCCATACCACCGGCCGCCGCTGTCGAAGGCCTACCTGTCGGGAAAGAGCGCCATCGGCGAGCTGGCGATCCGCAAGCCAGCCTTCTATGCGAAGCAGGAGATCGAGCTGCGAGATGCTCGCGTGGAGTCCATCGAGCGAGCAGAGCGCCGGCTCGTGATGGCCGACGGCCACAGCTTGTCCTACGACAAGCTCGCGCTGTGCACCGGCGGGCGGGCCCGGCTGCTCCCGGTCCCGGGAGCCGATCTCCCGGGCGTCCATTACCTGCGCACGTTTGCCGATGTAGAGCAGATCCGGGAGTCGGCGCAGCCAGGTAAGCGCGCGGTGATCGTGGGCGGCGGCTACATCGGACTGGAGACCGCAGCATCCCTCCTTGCTTTGGGCCTGGACGTCACCGTCCTCGAAGCCGCCGAGCGGGTGCTGATGCGGGTCACGGCGCCGGAGGTGTCGGCCTTCTACGAGCGGATCCACCGCGAGGCGGGTGTCACGATCCGCACCGGCGCCCTGGTCGAGGCCATGACCGGCGAAGATCGCGTCCGTGAGGTCCAGCTCGCCGGCGGGGAGCGGCTTCGCGCCGACCTCGTGGTCATCGGCGTGGGAATCGAGCCGAACACCGAGCTGGCCGCGGCCGCAGGCCTTGTCGTTGATGACGGCGTCGTCATCGACGACAACGCCCGCACCAGCGACACCGACATCGTCGCGGCAGGCGACTGCACCAGCCACTGGATGACGCGCTACGGGCGCAGGATCCGGTTGGAGTCGGTGCCCAGCGCCGGCGAGCAGGCAAAAGCCGCGGCGGCGACGATGTGCGGCAAGGAGAAGACCATCGCCGCGCTGCCGTGGTTCTGGTCCGACCAGTACGACCTCAAGCTCCAGATCGCCGGCCTGAGCGCCGGGTACGACGAGATCCTGCTCAGCAGCGACCCGACTCGAGACCGCGACTTCACCTGCTTCTACCTGCGTGAGCAGAAGTTGATCGCAGCCGACTGCGTCAACCGACCGCGCGACTTCATGCGAAGCAAGCAGAAGATCACCGAAGGGCTCGAGGTCGATCGCGCCGAGCTGGTGCAGATCGCAGCGGACTGA
- a CDS encoding cytochrome P450, whose translation MFNVAEEIGEKVKSVVPMEVQIRGAHLYDKTRRWVTRTDGQKVFVEQPIPPVEEVELADIDLSNPFLYRQGRWQSYFERVRNEAPVHYQANSPFGPFWSVTRHADIVAVDKNHEAFSAEPFIVIGEPPRFMDLAMFIAMDPPRHDLQRAAVQGVVAPKNLREMEGLIRSRVKEVLDELPVDQPFNWVDRVSVELTARMLATLLDFPYEQRHKLVEWSDLASSMEQANGGPSDNDEVFRGIVDMARGLSALWHDKKARLAAGEEPGFDLITMLQSNEDTKDLIDRPMEFLGNLTLLIVGGNDTTRNSMSGGVLALNQFPEQFEKLKANPDLIPNMVSEIIRWQTPLAYMRRIAKKDTVLNGQFIRKGDKLVMWYASGNRDERVFERPDELVIDRKNARNHIAFGFGVHRCMGNRLAEMQLRILWEELLTRFEKIEVVDEPEYVQSNFVRGISKLTVRLTPKTQA comes from the coding sequence ATGTTCAACGTTGCAGAAGAGATTGGTGAGAAGGTCAAGTCGGTCGTCCCGATGGAGGTGCAGATCCGCGGGGCACATCTCTACGACAAGACCCGGCGTTGGGTGACTCGGACCGACGGTCAGAAGGTGTTCGTCGAGCAGCCGATCCCTCCGGTGGAAGAGGTTGAGCTCGCCGACATCGACCTGAGCAACCCCTTCCTGTATCGGCAGGGCCGGTGGCAGTCCTACTTCGAGCGGGTGCGCAACGAGGCGCCTGTGCACTACCAGGCCAACAGTCCCTTCGGACCGTTCTGGTCGGTCACCCGCCATGCCGACATCGTCGCCGTCGACAAGAACCACGAGGCCTTCTCGGCCGAGCCCTTCATCGTCATCGGGGAGCCGCCGCGGTTCATGGACCTGGCCATGTTCATCGCGATGGACCCGCCGCGACACGACCTGCAGCGCGCGGCGGTGCAGGGAGTTGTCGCGCCGAAGAACTTGCGCGAGATGGAAGGTCTGATCCGGTCCCGCGTGAAGGAGGTGTTGGACGAGCTTCCTGTCGACCAACCCTTCAACTGGGTTGATCGGGTCTCGGTCGAGCTCACGGCGCGGATGCTGGCCACGCTGCTCGACTTCCCTTACGAGCAGCGCCACAAGCTCGTTGAGTGGTCGGACCTGGCGAGCTCGATGGAGCAGGCGAACGGAGGGCCTTCGGACAACGACGAGGTCTTCCGCGGCATTGTCGACATGGCGCGCGGTCTCAGCGCGCTGTGGCACGACAAGAAGGCTCGCCTCGCTGCGGGGGAGGAGCCCGGCTTCGACCTCATCACGATGTTGCAGAGCAACGAGGACACCAAGGACCTCATCGATCGTCCGATGGAGTTCTTGGGCAACCTGACCTTGCTCATTGTCGGGGGCAACGACACCACGCGGAACTCGATGAGTGGCGGCGTGCTGGCGCTGAACCAGTTCCCCGAGCAGTTCGAGAAGCTGAAGGCGAACCCCGACCTCATCCCGAACATGGTCTCGGAGATCATCCGGTGGCAGACGCCGCTGGCTTACATGCGCCGGATCGCCAAGAAGGACACCGTCCTCAACGGACAGTTCATCCGCAAGGGCGACAAGCTCGTCATGTGGTACGCCTCGGGCAACCGCGACGAGCGGGTCTTCGAGCGACCCGACGAACTCGTCATCGACCGCAAGAACGCCCGCAACCACATTGCGTTCGGCTTCGGTGTACATCGATGCATGGGCAACCGCCTGGCCGAGATGCAGCTGCGGATCCTGTGGGAGGAACTGCTGACCCGCTTCGAGAAGATTGAGGTCGTCGACGAGCCGGAGTACGTCCAGTCCAACTTCGTCAGAGGAATCAGCAAGCTCACGGTGCGCCTGACCCCGAAGACCCAGGCATGA
- a CDS encoding 2Fe-2S iron-sulfur cluster-binding protein, giving the protein MAAVTFVSHDGEKHETPLEEGQTLMQVAVDNGVPGIDGDCGGEAACGTCHVVVDAQWADTVGGSGPVEEEMLSMNPERQPTSRLSCQMNVSDGWDGLTVHLPEFQM; this is encoded by the coding sequence ATGGCAGCTGTCACTTTCGTGTCGCACGACGGCGAGAAGCACGAGACGCCACTCGAAGAGGGCCAGACGCTCATGCAGGTCGCGGTGGACAACGGGGTCCCCGGGATCGACGGCGACTGCGGTGGCGAGGCCGCCTGCGGCACCTGTCATGTGGTCGTCGACGCGCAGTGGGCCGACACGGTGGGTGGGTCCGGTCCGGTCGAGGAAGAGATGTTGTCGATGAACCCCGAGCGTCAGCCGACGTCTCGGCTCTCGTGCCAGATGAACGTGTCCGACGGCTGGGACGGGCTCACCGTCCACCTGCCCGAGTTCCAGATGTGA
- a CDS encoding helix-turn-helix domain-containing protein, translating into MQLLNSGALDAGSVAHFRRIVAGQFTSEMKLVERNVQVPVRWFREVYPDLDTDSGTLLGLAFAEQAQLTSFGPLSLPLVSASSVSEIFELLGYLPVISTALRPHFHHSERGLRVGLSGHTGDPALDCLVIAYAGSALLRLLDILAGTLPAVTLNLGWAAPRSQPRPASTFGARIVFDAPASFVDVPADILNTPCRFADPMAYHLAINELQRTLDRHSTPNSFTERVRRLLEQDPGRHRGCEVANLLAVSPSTMKRRLNAEGTTFRDVRQSLLRERAILRLLDPSMSVSQIAADLGYGDLTNFSHAFKRWTGQSPSEFRRVGALGQDE; encoded by the coding sequence GTGCAGCTGCTCAACAGCGGTGCGCTTGATGCCGGCTCGGTAGCCCACTTTCGCCGCATCGTCGCCGGACAGTTCACGTCCGAGATGAAGCTGGTCGAACGCAACGTGCAGGTCCCCGTGCGGTGGTTCCGCGAGGTCTACCCGGACCTGGACACCGACAGCGGCACCTTGCTCGGCCTCGCCTTCGCCGAACAGGCACAGCTGACCTCCTTCGGACCTCTCAGCCTCCCGCTGGTCAGCGCCAGTTCGGTGTCCGAGATCTTCGAACTGCTCGGCTACCTGCCCGTCATCTCAACGGCTCTGCGCCCCCACTTCCATCACAGCGAGCGTGGACTGAGAGTGGGTCTGAGCGGTCACACCGGTGATCCCGCCCTCGATTGCCTGGTCATCGCCTACGCCGGCTCGGCCCTGCTACGGCTGCTCGACATACTGGCGGGCACCCTCCCCGCAGTGACACTTAACCTGGGCTGGGCGGCACCCCGATCACAGCCGCGACCCGCAAGCACCTTCGGCGCGAGAATTGTTTTCGACGCGCCCGCGTCCTTCGTGGACGTTCCCGCCGACATCCTGAACACGCCTTGCCGGTTCGCCGACCCGATGGCCTACCACCTGGCCATCAACGAGCTGCAGCGCACGCTGGACCGACACAGCACTCCCAACAGCTTCACCGAACGTGTGAGGCGCCTGCTCGAGCAGGACCCCGGACGCCACCGCGGCTGCGAGGTCGCAAACCTGCTCGCTGTGTCCCCCAGCACCATGAAAAGACGTCTGAACGCAGAAGGGACGACGTTTCGCGACGTCCGTCAATCGTTGCTACGCGAGCGTGCGATCCTGCGACTGCTCGACCCCTCGATGTCGGTCAGCCAGATCGCCGCAGACCTCGGCTACGGAGACCTCACGAACTTCTCACACGCCTTCAAACGCTGGACCGGGCAGTCCCCCAGCGAGTTCCGGCGCGTAGGGGCCCTCGGACAGGACGAGTGA
- a CDS encoding TetR/AcrR family transcriptional regulator produces MRELPVQLATKLYGAAELIADQGLDNTKIDDIAEASGVPKATLYYYFTGKEEILAFLLKDLLTAIAGDVAVAVSAEGPASERLAGVVRAQLGVMLRNPAPCRALVGDLGRATRLPELAAALSAAFYEPVEKLLREGAEDGSLRRAEDPMSEAVMIFGTVTIAGLMEAIMGAHREMDAIANGVARLLLDGLAPRTLDATGA; encoded by the coding sequence ATGAGGGAACTGCCGGTGCAGCTCGCGACCAAGCTCTACGGAGCGGCCGAGCTCATTGCCGATCAAGGGTTGGACAACACCAAGATCGACGACATCGCCGAGGCCAGCGGTGTGCCCAAGGCGACGTTGTACTACTACTTCACCGGCAAGGAGGAGATCCTCGCCTTCTTGCTCAAGGACCTTCTGACAGCAATCGCCGGCGATGTTGCCGTGGCCGTGAGCGCTGAAGGGCCGGCTAGCGAACGCCTGGCCGGTGTCGTCCGCGCTCAATTGGGTGTGATGCTCCGCAACCCTGCCCCGTGCCGGGCTCTGGTCGGCGATCTCGGTCGAGCAACCCGTCTACCCGAGCTCGCAGCGGCACTCAGTGCAGCCTTCTACGAGCCGGTTGAGAAACTCCTACGCGAAGGGGCTGAGGATGGTTCCCTGCGCCGGGCCGAGGACCCCATGTCCGAGGCCGTCATGATCTTCGGGACCGTCACGATCGCCGGCCTGATGGAGGCCATCATGGGCGCCCATCGGGAGATGGACGCCATCGCCAACGGCGTCGCCCGGCTCCTCCTGGACGGCTTGGCGCCACGAACGCTCGACGCGACTGGCGCCTGA
- a CDS encoding MMPL family transporter — MTGQVGPVITAAGLVFASTFVALLFSPVEALAQTGFRRRSRTPARHLHRLHPGRARLRGPVRGPQLVATPQAPRVNRQPREIPYE, encoded by the coding sequence ATGACCGGTCAGGTCGGACCCGTCATCACCGCCGCCGGCCTCGTCTTCGCTTCCACCTTCGTGGCCCTGCTGTTCTCTCCCGTCGAAGCGCTCGCCCAGACCGGGTTTCGCCGTCGCAGCCGGACTCCTGCTCGACACCTTCATCGTCTGCACCCTGGTCGTGCCCGCCTGCGCGGCCCTGTTCGAGGACCGCAGCTGGTGGCCACACCGCAGGCCCCACGCGTGAACCGACAACCGAGAGAGATTCCCTATGAGTAA
- a CDS encoding cytochrome P450, protein MALADPATHSSASGIFPTPPGVDMTDLFLPMLIMSDPPRHTQLRHLVSKAFTPRRITELEPHIHSIVDDLLDQVPVAGPWDFVSRFAGPLPAIVIADMLGVPRKDRDQFRNWSTTLIQSNPTRGEFGPGLDAAAALYEYFSAFLTERRAHPRDDLMTALVQAEVDGEQLTDDELLGFCLLLLVAGHETTTNLLSNSAVILAQHPDTRRQLADNPDLIPAAVEELLRYDSPVQGLARTLTQQVDLHGQPMKAGDTVLLLFGSANRDDHAITDADHFDINRRPERQVAFGRGIHFCLGASLARLEARVALQALLARHRDWDVDLDSAVRLHSGPIRGYASLPVH, encoded by the coding sequence GTGGCCCTCGCCGACCCGGCGACGCACTCCTCTGCGTCCGGGATCTTTCCCACCCCACCCGGGGTGGACATGACCGACCTGTTTCTGCCGATGCTCATCATGAGCGACCCACCCCGGCACACCCAGCTGCGTCACCTCGTCAGCAAGGCCTTCACCCCACGCCGCATCACCGAACTCGAGCCACACATCCATAGCATCGTCGACGACCTCCTCGACCAGGTTCCCGTCGCTGGTCCGTGGGACTTCGTCTCCAGGTTCGCCGGGCCCCTCCCGGCCATCGTCATCGCCGACATGCTCGGCGTCCCACGAAAAGACCGCGACCAATTCCGGAACTGGTCCACCACGCTCATCCAGTCGAACCCCACACGAGGCGAGTTCGGCCCCGGCCTGGACGCCGCCGCGGCGCTCTACGAGTATTTCTCAGCGTTCCTCACCGAACGACGCGCGCACCCCCGAGACGACCTCATGACCGCACTCGTCCAGGCCGAAGTCGACGGCGAACAACTCACGGACGACGAACTCCTCGGCTTCTGTCTGCTGCTGCTCGTAGCCGGACACGAAACCACCACCAACCTGCTCTCCAACAGCGCCGTCATCCTCGCCCAGCACCCCGATACCCGTCGGCAGCTGGCAGACAACCCAGATCTCATCCCGGCCGCGGTCGAGGAGCTGCTCCGCTACGACTCACCGGTCCAAGGTCTCGCGCGCACCCTGACCCAACAAGTTGATCTGCACGGACAACCCATGAAGGCCGGCGACACCGTGCTGTTGCTCTTCGGCTCGGCCAACCGAGACGACCACGCGATTACCGACGCCGACCACTTCGACATCAACCGTCGCCCCGAACGACAGGTCGCGTTCGGACGCGGCATCCACTTCTGCCTCGGCGCATCCCTAGCCCGCCTCGAAGCACGCGTCGCCCTGCAGGCGCTCTTAGCCCGCCATCGCGACTGGGACGTCGACCTCGACTCGGCGGTCCGACTGCACTCCGGCCCAATCCGCGGCTACGCCTCGCTACCCGTGCACTAG
- a CDS encoding transposase: MPAAKPEEFRRRAVELARSGDKPVAQIAKDLGISESGLRRWMAQAEVENGERPGLSKDERSELVRLRRENRVQAMEIEILKRASAYFAKENVLPK; the protein is encoded by the coding sequence ATGCCTGCAGCAAAGCCCGAGGAGTTCCGTCGCAGGGCGGTGGAGTTGGCGCGGTCCGGTGACAAGCCGGTGGCGCAGATCGCGAAGGACTTGGGGATCAGCGAGTCCGGTCTTCGCCGGTGGATGGCGCAGGCCGAGGTCGAGAACGGTGAGCGTCCCGGTTTGAGCAAGGACGAGCGGTCCGAGCTGGTGCGTCTTCGTCGTGAGAATCGTGTTCAGGCGATGGAGATCGAGATCCTGAAGCGGGCGTCGGCGTACTTCGCCAAGGAGAACGTCCTCCCAAAATAG
- a CDS encoding IS3 family transposase, with protein sequence MICRVLGVSTSGYYEWRSRPPSARDVADAHLLNVIREIHAASRQTYGVRRVHAELRLGRQIRCSRGRVERLMVLGGLQGVHRRKWRHAGGRSPAVFEDHVRREFVADAPDKLWVTDITQHRTVEGWVYCAAVIDVYSRRCVGWSIADHLRTELVVDAIDMARWRRKPLPGTVVHSDRGTQFTSWLFGNRLREAGLMGSMGKVACAYDNSLMESFFGSMQIELLDRRNWSTRAELANGIFEWIEAFYNPTRRHSSLDYLSPIEYETLHTATDQAA encoded by the coding sequence GTGATCTGCCGGGTCCTGGGTGTCTCGACGTCGGGCTACTACGAGTGGCGCAGCCGGCCGCCATCGGCGCGTGATGTCGCCGACGCGCACCTGCTGAACGTCATCCGCGAGATCCATGCCGCGTCGCGGCAGACCTACGGGGTCCGGCGGGTCCACGCCGAACTGCGCCTGGGCCGCCAGATCCGGTGCAGTCGCGGCCGGGTCGAACGGCTCATGGTCCTGGGCGGCCTGCAGGGTGTTCACCGCCGCAAATGGCGCCACGCAGGTGGCCGGTCGCCGGCGGTGTTCGAGGACCACGTCAGACGCGAGTTCGTTGCTGATGCGCCCGACAAGCTGTGGGTCACCGACATCACCCAACACAGAACCGTCGAAGGGTGGGTCTACTGCGCTGCGGTGATCGACGTCTACTCCCGCCGATGCGTCGGGTGGTCGATCGCCGATCACCTGCGCACCGAGTTGGTCGTCGACGCGATCGACATGGCCAGATGGCGTCGCAAGCCGTTGCCGGGAACGGTGGTCCACTCCGACCGCGGAACCCAGTTCACGTCCTGGCTGTTCGGCAACCGGCTCCGCGAGGCCGGACTGATGGGATCGATGGGCAAGGTCGCCTGCGCCTACGACAACTCCCTCATGGAGTCGTTCTTCGGCTCGATGCAGATCGAACTGCTCGACCGCCGGAACTGGTCAACCCGCGCCGAGCTGGCCAACGGGATCTTCGAGTGGATCGAAGCGTTCTACAACCCGACCCGCCGCCACTCGAGCCTGGACTACCTCAGCCCAATCGAGTACGAAACCCTTCACACCGCCACCGACCAAGCGGCATGA